Proteins from a single region of Bacillota bacterium:
- a CDS encoding ECF transporter S component, with translation MRLSVRQVAVAGMLGALAILLEVSGIGRIPMPTGVSATTMHIPAILAGCLEGPVVGGFVGLVFGLWSWLVPRNPFFGNPVISVVPRVFIGVLAALVYQKTRSGVLAAIVGTATNTIGVLGLATTFGYLKPGAAGVVAITHGIPEIIIAVIAVGLLLQALRKAYRKSSGGYMR, from the coding sequence ATGCGATTATCGGTCCGCCAGGTGGCTGTAGCGGGAATGCTGGGGGCTCTTGCAATACTTCTCGAGGTAAGCGGGATAGGAAGGATACCGATGCCTACGGGAGTGAGTGCAACGACAATGCACATACCAGCGATCCTGGCAGGTTGCCTTGAGGGCCCGGTGGTAGGGGGATTCGTAGGCCTGGTCTTTGGCCTTTGGAGCTGGCTTGTTCCAAGAAATCCCTTTTTTGGGAACCCAGTGATATCCGTTGTGCCGCGGGTTTTTATCGGCGTGCTCGCGGCTCTTGTCTACCAGAAGACGAGAAGCGGCGTGCTCGCGGCGATAGTGGGAACTGCTACTAACACCATCGGCGTGCTTGGCCTGGCAACTACCTTTGGATACTTGAAACCGGGCGCCGCAGGAGTGGTAGCTATCACCCATGGCATCCCGGAGATAATCATTGCGGTCATTGCAGTGGGCCTGTTGTTGCAGGCCTTGCGAAAGGCGTATAGGAAGTCGTCGGGGGGATATATGCGATAA
- a CDS encoding alpha/beta-type small acid-soluble spore protein produces MPGRRNRTVIPQAKQALDNLKYEIASEINFPINQVQGDYWGNISSAQCGAVGGHMVRRMIEAAERSLSEQAVAGVRAGFRAGFAAAGQTSPTQALNQPGTISAGQIVSPTETKLQ; encoded by the coding sequence ATGCCCGGAAGACGAAATCGCACTGTCATTCCCCAGGCAAAACAGGCCCTTGATAATTTAAAGTATGAAATCGCAAGCGAAATAAACTTCCCTATAAACCAGGTGCAGGGCGATTACTGGGGTAATATATCGTCCGCACAATGCGGAGCAGTTGGGGGGCACATGGTCAGGCGCATGATCGAAGCGGCGGAGAGGTCGCTCTCCGAGCAGGCGGTTGCCGGAGTGAGGGCTGGTTTCCGCGCAGGCTTCGCTGCCGCAGGCCAGACCTCGCCGACGCAGGCGTTGAATCAACCTGGCACTATTTCCGCGGGCCAGATCGTTTCCCCCACGGAAACGAAGCTCCAGTGA
- a CDS encoding DegT/DnrJ/EryC1/StrS family aminotransferase gives MSKQDLALYGGTPVTRDPFPMWPQFAPETIEAAMEPLKTGKVNYWTGTYGMEFEQKFAEWNGAKYGISTSNGTSALHVALAGLGIGPGDEVITPSYTFIASSFCVCQAGAVPVFADVKREDHTISPESIKSKITDKTRAIIAVHLYGNVCDMDPIMEIAREHNLFVVEDCAQAHGAMYKGKKVGTIGHAGAFSFCQSKTFTTGGEGGCVITDDEDLAWECRSFRDHGYDVRQRMRLLELEAKLPYIHNRVGFNYRMTEMQSIIGLKELERLDSWNLKNRRRNGEMLIAALKDCPQIKYLPPHNVDGKVNGFWLFPVVLDLDNLTCDKKTFTDALVAEGIPAGPVLWPQSYKERAYREHNGFGRAKYPFEDPLADPESVDYTKVFCENAAWLEERTFTVPVHPVYEEKHIQLMIDGILKVARAFAK, from the coding sequence ATGAGCAAACAAGATCTAGCTTTATATGGCGGGACCCCCGTAACGCGCGATCCGTTTCCGATGTGGCCGCAATTTGCGCCGGAGACCATTGAAGCCGCAATGGAGCCTCTCAAGACCGGGAAGGTGAACTACTGGACCGGCACCTATGGGATGGAGTTTGAGCAGAAGTTCGCCGAGTGGAACGGCGCGAAGTACGGGATTTCGACCTCGAACGGGACGTCGGCGCTGCATGTCGCCCTGGCTGGCCTCGGAATCGGGCCCGGTGACGAGGTGATAACGCCGTCCTACACCTTCATCGCGTCGTCATTCTGTGTCTGCCAGGCTGGAGCGGTCCCGGTCTTCGCCGATGTGAAGCGGGAGGACCATACGATTTCACCGGAATCCATCAAGTCCAAGATCACGGACAAGACGCGCGCCATCATAGCAGTGCACCTCTACGGGAACGTCTGCGATATGGATCCCATAATGGAGATCGCCAGGGAACACAACCTGTTTGTGGTCGAGGACTGCGCCCAGGCGCACGGCGCGATGTACAAGGGCAAGAAGGTTGGGACCATCGGGCACGCCGGCGCGTTCAGCTTCTGCCAGAGCAAGACATTCACAACGGGCGGCGAGGGCGGTTGCGTGATTACAGACGACGAGGACTTGGCATGGGAATGCCGGTCCTTCAGGGATCACGGGTATGATGTGAGGCAACGCATGAGGCTCCTCGAGCTCGAGGCCAAGTTGCCTTACATCCACAACCGGGTTGGCTTCAACTACCGGATGACGGAGATGCAGTCGATTATAGGGTTGAAGGAGCTCGAGAGGCTCGATAGCTGGAACCTCAAGAACAGGCGCCGGAATGGTGAGATGTTGATTGCGGCGCTCAAGGACTGCCCGCAGATCAAGTACCTGCCGCCCCATAACGTGGATGGGAAGGTCAATGGGTTCTGGCTATTCCCTGTTGTGCTGGATCTCGACAACCTGACCTGCGATAAAAAGACATTCACCGATGCGCTGGTTGCAGAGGGTATCCCTGCGGGCCCGGTGCTGTGGCCGCAAAGCTACAAGGAGCGGGCTTACAGGGAGCATAATGGCTTTGGGCGGGCGAAGTACCCGTTTGAGGACCCGCTCGCGGACCCCGAAAGCGTGGATTACACCAAGGTATTCTGCGAGAATGCGGCATGGCTCGAGGAGAGGACCTTCACCGTGCCGGTTCACCCCGTCTACGAGGAGAAGCACATCCAGCTTATGATAGACGGGATACTCAAGGTCGCCAGGGCGTTCGCCAAATAG
- a CDS encoding AIR synthase → MSVRIGKVPQDVLERLVLSRLGARRPDVLVHSRIGEDCSVIDFGDFVCVVSTDPITGAAANIGWFAVHISCNDVAANGAEPVGLLITVMVPPDACEEDIGRVMGDADRAARSLGVEILGGHSEVTSAVTRLTVVSTALGKARRDSFITSSGARPGDHLILTKAAGLEGTAILAADLAERLIQGGIGRERVANAREFIRNISVVREGMIAAANGATAMHDVTEGGVMGAVFELCEASGAGVRIWEDRIPVAPETRDICHLLGIDPLKLTSSGCMLISAVCSKRVMDAFDEAGIPASVIGEIVEPGRGRVLVRQGGDEVEIRPPERDELYRALEG, encoded by the coding sequence ATCTCTGTGAGAATCGGCAAGGTCCCGCAGGATGTGCTCGAGCGACTTGTCCTATCAAGGCTTGGGGCGCGTCGTCCGGATGTGCTTGTACACTCCAGAATAGGCGAGGATTGCAGCGTCATAGATTTCGGGGATTTTGTCTGCGTCGTATCTACCGATCCTATAACCGGAGCCGCTGCTAATATCGGGTGGTTCGCGGTTCACATCTCGTGTAACGATGTGGCGGCAAACGGCGCCGAGCCTGTGGGCCTCCTCATAACCGTGATGGTGCCGCCGGACGCGTGCGAGGAGGATATAGGGCGGGTCATGGGGGATGCCGATAGAGCGGCCAGGTCGCTGGGTGTGGAGATACTCGGCGGGCATAGCGAGGTTACCTCCGCGGTGACTAGGCTGACGGTGGTTTCGACAGCCCTCGGAAAGGCGAGAAGGGATTCATTCATCACATCCTCGGGGGCCCGGCCAGGCGATCATCTCATACTCACCAAGGCTGCGGGCCTCGAGGGGACGGCTATCCTGGCAGCAGATCTCGCCGAGAGATTGATCCAGGGCGGCATCGGGCGGGAGCGGGTGGCGAACGCAAGGGAATTCATCAGGAATATAAGCGTTGTGCGCGAGGGGATGATCGCGGCGGCCAATGGGGCGACGGCCATGCACGATGTCACGGAGGGCGGGGTAATGGGCGCCGTTTTTGAACTATGTGAGGCTTCCGGCGCCGGGGTGAGAATATGGGAGGACAGGATACCTGTTGCGCCTGAAACTCGGGATATCTGCCATCTCTTGGGGATCGACCCGCTGAAGCTTACCTCGAGCGGGTGCATGTTGATCTCGGCTGTTTGCTCGAAGAGGGTTATGGATGCGTTTGATGAAGCAGGGATTCCCGCGAGCGTCATCGGGGAGATCGTGGAGCCCGGGCGCGGGCGAGTGCTGGTGAGGCAGGGGGGCGATGAGGTCGAGATTCGACCGCCTGAGAGGGATGAATTATACAGGGCGCTCGAAGGTTAG
- a CDS encoding ECF transporter S component, whose amino-acid sequence MREDASRVSTGAGSGGDVPSGPPGRGEGDSRRLALSALMLAMVVVATMIRIPAPTYRLYFNLGEAVVYTTALLFGRKTGALIAGVGSALSDLLLGYPIWAPFTFVIKGAEGYVVGAIASRAVASPWPEGGPDSRPGNGGGVRNDGRRDLMAVALGAPIMIAGYAASAWILYGLAAVPVELGGDVIQCFVGALVAIPLARTLRRTGTI is encoded by the coding sequence ATGAGAGAGGATGCATCCAGGGTTTCGACGGGAGCGGGGAGCGGCGGGGATGTGCCATCCGGTCCGCCCGGCCGGGGCGAGGGTGATTCGAGGAGACTTGCCTTGAGCGCCTTGATGCTTGCCATGGTCGTGGTCGCGACTATGATACGCATACCCGCCCCCACCTACAGGCTTTACTTCAATCTCGGCGAGGCGGTGGTATATACTACGGCCCTTCTTTTTGGCCGGAAGACGGGGGCCCTCATCGCGGGCGTGGGCTCTGCCCTATCTGATCTCCTCCTAGGCTACCCGATCTGGGCGCCCTTCACCTTTGTCATCAAGGGCGCTGAGGGGTACGTCGTCGGCGCAATCGCCTCCCGGGCCGTGGCCTCGCCGTGGCCGGAGGGCGGGCCTGATAGTCGCCCCGGGAATGGTGGCGGGGTCAGGAATGATGGCAGGCGCGACCTCATGGCAGTGGCCCTCGGAGCTCCCATAATGATAGCAGGTTACGCCGCCAGCGCATGGATTCTTTACGGCCTGGCGGCCGTGCCCGTGGAGCTGGGCGGGGACGTGATTCAGTGCTTTGTGGGGGCGCTTGTGGCGATTCCCCTGGCGCGCACATTGAGGAGGACGGGCACGATCTGA
- a CDS encoding FAD-binding protein, with the protein MKYNPVTPQVIDKLKAIVGEHFIVLDEEKLKVYACDESIPKPGRLPEVVVKPKDAEEISQIMRLANEYHIPVTPRGAGTGLSGGAIPVCGGIVLSLERMNRILEIDEENLMMTVEPAVITNEVQRVAANKGFLYAGDPCSSESSFIGGNVAENAGGNKAIKYGTTGRYIYGLEVVLPTGEITFFGGKRVKDVTGYDFIHLLVGSEGTLGIITKIILKLIPLPKYKMDLLVPFNSMDAAIAMVPKIMTSRRVIPTSIEFMDKASLMLAEEYLGTKLPYDHAEAHLIIEVDGNNKEDLESEYEAIGKLCQENGALEVFVADNKNTQEKVWRARKAIAEAVKALSSGFCMEDVVVPISEIPKMMRAIAEISSKFNVRIISFGHAGDGNIHATFLKDEMSDARWEGMLPQALRELYSFAKEFGGTISGEHGIGSKRKKHLSMVLDDAQIELIRRIKRAFDPNLILNPAKIVDDNEPK; encoded by the coding sequence ATGAAATACAATCCTGTGACCCCTCAGGTTATAGATAAACTCAAAGCTATAGTGGGGGAGCATTTCATCGTACTCGATGAGGAGAAGCTCAAGGTATATGCCTGCGATGAGAGCATACCAAAGCCCGGTAGACTCCCCGAAGTAGTGGTAAAACCGAAGGATGCAGAAGAGATATCCCAGATAATGAGGCTTGCGAATGAATACCACATCCCCGTAACCCCTCGCGGTGCCGGGACAGGACTCTCAGGTGGTGCTATACCTGTATGTGGGGGGATAGTTTTATCCCTGGAGCGGATGAATAGGATACTCGAAATAGATGAGGAAAACCTCATGATGACTGTTGAACCCGCGGTTATAACCAACGAGGTGCAGCGGGTCGCTGCAAACAAGGGGTTCCTCTATGCGGGAGACCCTTGCAGCAGTGAGAGCTCATTTATAGGCGGGAACGTTGCTGAGAATGCCGGGGGCAATAAAGCCATAAAGTATGGGACCACCGGTAGATACATCTATGGCCTTGAGGTTGTGCTCCCCACCGGAGAGATAACCTTCTTCGGGGGTAAGAGGGTAAAGGATGTTACCGGGTATGATTTTATACACCTCCTGGTAGGTTCCGAAGGCACTCTGGGGATCATTACCAAGATAATTCTCAAGCTTATCCCCCTTCCGAAGTACAAGATGGACCTGCTTGTGCCATTTAACTCTATGGATGCGGCCATAGCCATGGTGCCGAAGATAATGACCAGCAGGCGCGTCATCCCGACATCCATAGAGTTTATGGATAAGGCATCTCTAATGCTTGCTGAGGAGTATTTAGGGACCAAGCTGCCTTATGATCATGCTGAAGCCCACCTGATAATAGAGGTAGATGGGAATAACAAGGAAGACCTGGAGAGTGAATATGAGGCTATAGGGAAGCTGTGTCAGGAGAATGGAGCCCTTGAGGTGTTTGTCGCTGACAACAAAAATACTCAAGAGAAGGTGTGGAGAGCGAGAAAGGCGATAGCTGAAGCGGTGAAGGCGCTGAGCTCTGGTTTTTGCATGGAAGATGTAGTAGTGCCGATAAGCGAAATACCGAAGATGATGAGGGCGATAGCTGAGATATCCTCCAAATTCAATGTGAGGATCATCTCTTTTGGTCATGCAGGAGATGGGAATATCCATGCTACCTTCCTCAAGGATGAGATGTCAGATGCCCGGTGGGAGGGGATGCTTCCCCAAGCTCTTAGGGAGCTCTATAGCTTTGCGAAGGAGTTTGGAGGAACTATAAGCGGGGAGCACGGGATAGGGTCTAAACGGAAGAAACATCTATCTATGGTGTTGGATGATGCACAGATTGAGCTCATACGTAGGATAAAACGGGCATTTGATCCCAATTTGATATTGAACCCGGCGAAGATAGTAGATGATAATGAGCCTAAGTGA
- a CDS encoding Gfo/Idh/MocA family oxidoreductase produces the protein MIRWGVIGAGGIADRRTIPEGITKASGARLVAVMDVNETRVREVSRKYGDVPYYTKEEDLLKNPEVDAVYIATPTHLHCKHVTAAAEAGKHVLCEKPMAMTLSECEQMIQACERNKVKLALGFMMRFHSYHKEIKDMIDQGMMGQLVLGRAQLTCWYPPILGAWRQVPELGGGGSLADMGSHCIDLLEMFMGNVVEVSGFAGTITHGYPVEDSALVMLKFESGAHAVVDNNFNIPDAASRNVLELYGTKGSIIAEGTIGQSSEGRAVARLETAKKGYEAAQSRAGETLVEREIKVEPVVNIYKMQIEQFMKSIAEDSVPLNSGERGMRNLKIVQAAYESARTGRKIRIN, from the coding sequence ATGATAAGGTGGGGAGTGATCGGGGCGGGCGGGATCGCCGACCGGAGGACGATCCCGGAGGGGATCACAAAGGCCAGTGGCGCAAGGCTCGTCGCGGTGATGGACGTAAATGAGACGAGGGTCCGCGAGGTTTCCCGGAAATATGGCGACGTGCCTTACTACACAAAGGAGGAGGATCTCCTCAAGAATCCCGAGGTCGACGCCGTTTACATCGCCACCCCAACGCACCTTCACTGCAAGCACGTGACCGCCGCGGCTGAGGCTGGTAAGCACGTGCTCTGCGAGAAGCCCATGGCAATGACCTTGAGCGAGTGCGAGCAGATGATCCAGGCGTGCGAGCGAAACAAGGTCAAGCTGGCCCTTGGCTTCATGATGAGGTTCCATTCCTATCACAAGGAGATCAAAGACATGATAGACCAAGGTATGATGGGCCAGCTGGTGCTCGGGCGGGCGCAGCTCACGTGCTGGTACCCCCCGATTCTAGGTGCATGGCGCCAGGTGCCGGAGCTCGGCGGTGGCGGGTCGCTGGCGGATATGGGCAGCCACTGCATCGACCTCCTCGAGATGTTCATGGGGAATGTCGTGGAGGTGAGCGGCTTTGCGGGGACGATCACCCACGGCTATCCCGTGGAGGACAGCGCGCTCGTGATGTTGAAGTTCGAGAGCGGGGCGCACGCGGTTGTGGATAACAATTTCAATATACCCGATGCGGCCTCGCGCAATGTGCTCGAGCTTTATGGGACCAAAGGCTCCATAATCGCCGAGGGGACGATCGGGCAGTCATCGGAAGGGAGGGCGGTCGCGCGTTTAGAGACGGCTAAAAAGGGCTATGAAGCGGCTCAGAGCAGGGCCGGAGAGACCCTGGTCGAAAGGGAGATAAAGGTCGAACCCGTTGTCAACATTTACAAGATGCAAATAGAGCAGTTTATGAAGAGCATCGCGGAGGATTCCGTGCCGCTGAATTCGGGCGAGCGCGGGATGAGAAACCTCAAGATCGTCCAGGCTGCGTATGAGTCTGCCAGGACCGGCAGGAAGATACGAATCAACTAG
- a CDS encoding chromate transporter, which produces MILLTLFYTFAKIGAFSFGGGYAMIPLIQREIVTNHKWLSLPQFIDVIAISQATPGPIAINSATFVGYKIAGFWGSVSATVGVVLPPFIIMFILTRLFLKYRNLSSTQAAFGGIRPAVVALIVAAAVSIFSSSITDFPGAVIALVVFIATVFTKINPIVLLLLSGISGVFIYH; this is translated from the coding sequence GTGATCCTACTCACCCTCTTCTACACCTTCGCCAAAATCGGGGCCTTCAGCTTCGGTGGGGGCTACGCCATGATACCCTTGATTCAACGCGAAATCGTCACAAATCATAAATGGCTCTCCCTCCCGCAATTCATTGATGTCATAGCGATCTCCCAGGCCACACCTGGCCCCATCGCAATCAACTCCGCAACCTTTGTCGGGTATAAGATTGCAGGTTTTTGGGGATCAGTTTCCGCCACCGTTGGCGTGGTCCTCCCACCGTTCATAATCATGTTCATCCTGACAAGGCTCTTCCTTAAATACAGGAACCTTTCATCCACTCAGGCGGCGTTCGGCGGCATCAGGCCTGCGGTCGTCGCCCTCATCGTCGCTGCTGCGGTGTCGATTTTTTCATCGTCGATAACGGACTTCCCGGGCGCCGTTATTGCGCTGGTGGTATTTATAGCAACGGTCTTTACCAAAATCAACCCGATAGTCCTTCTTCTATTATCGGGTATATCAGGTGTTTTCATCTATCACTGA
- a CDS encoding Glu/Leu/Phe/Val dehydrogenase, producing the protein MNAESGMEILLESKEPTTRSIEFVRRAGERLGLGRGIINDIINPQRVTVFRLPVKFWGKVVVVWGCMSLHNDARGPYKGGVRIAPDVSIWETVELSRLMTLKTAVMDIEFGGGKTGIRADIREMYNIFGLRERNRDFEEAMSLDICEEFAAQFKWLFRDHIYVPAPDMGTGPAEMAFIYNQTLDPASVTGKPEGVHGWLPGRKESTGYGVSYAAKRLLEDILGLRVKGARVAIQGFGNVGMHAALFLAEQGAKVVAVADLYGGAYDPSGLDIQALARHAREAGTVAGFTTPITNKELLALDVDVLLPCAAGHVLNEENSKSVRAKGIVEGANMPTTLAGMDVLVEKGIPVIPDIIANAGGVVASMEEYSRSLSALKIRREDVLRTVTEKIDESLDAAMRQASEQKISMAEASVQIAIDRVYQAMKRRRLI; encoded by the coding sequence GTGAACGCAGAGTCAGGAATGGAGATCCTTCTTGAAAGCAAGGAGCCGACGACCAGGTCGATCGAGTTCGTCAGGCGGGCGGGCGAGCGGCTCGGCCTCGGGCGGGGCATCATAAATGACATTATAAACCCGCAAAGGGTGACGGTCTTCCGGTTGCCTGTGAAGTTCTGGGGTAAGGTCGTTGTCGTCTGGGGGTGCATGTCGCTCCATAATGACGCGCGTGGCCCGTACAAGGGCGGCGTGAGGATCGCGCCGGATGTGAGCATCTGGGAGACTGTGGAGCTGTCTCGGCTTATGACCCTGAAGACGGCTGTAATGGATATCGAGTTCGGCGGGGGCAAGACGGGGATCAGGGCGGACATTAGGGAGATGTATAACATCTTCGGCCTCAGGGAGAGGAACAGGGATTTCGAGGAGGCTATGTCCCTCGACATATGCGAGGAATTCGCGGCGCAGTTCAAGTGGCTTTTCAGGGATCACATCTATGTCCCAGCGCCTGACATGGGCACCGGACCCGCCGAAATGGCCTTCATTTATAACCAGACGCTCGACCCGGCCTCCGTCACGGGCAAGCCCGAGGGAGTCCACGGTTGGCTGCCCGGCCGCAAGGAGAGCACTGGCTACGGGGTGAGCTACGCGGCGAAACGCCTGCTCGAGGATATCCTGGGTTTGCGGGTAAAAGGGGCCCGGGTCGCGATCCAGGGCTTTGGGAATGTCGGAATGCACGCCGCGCTCTTCCTTGCGGAGCAGGGTGCGAAGGTTGTAGCAGTGGCCGACCTCTACGGCGGAGCTTACGATCCCAGCGGGCTCGACATCCAGGCCCTGGCGCGACACGCGCGGGAGGCCGGCACCGTCGCCGGGTTTACAACCCCCATTACCAATAAGGAGCTACTCGCCCTGGACGTCGATGTATTGCTTCCATGCGCGGCGGGGCATGTGCTAAATGAAGAGAATAGCAAGTCCGTCCGCGCGAAGGGCATAGTTGAGGGGGCAAATATGCCGACCACCCTTGCGGGGATGGATGTCCTGGTCGAGAAGGGAATACCCGTGATCCCGGACATCATAGCCAACGCCGGAGGCGTCGTGGCCTCCATGGAGGAGTACTCGAGGTCGCTAAGCGCCCTCAAGATCCGGAGGGAGGACGTCCTGAGGACAGTCACCGAGAAGATTGATGAAAGCCTAGATGCGGCTATGCGGCAGGCCTCGGAGCAGAAGATCAGTATGGCAGAGGCCAGCGTGCAGATAGCAATTGACAGGGTATATCAGGCTATGAAGCGAAGGAGGTTGATCTGA
- a CDS encoding chromate transporter, whose protein sequence is MPADKTANTPDPAHTLTIPALIFQIFSVFFSIGAFTFGGGYAMVPLIQRDIVERRRWLERGDFVDSLAIAQSAPGPIAINVAVMTGYKIAGVPGAMVATLGAALPSFITLLVIAAFFLGIQDVPAVQAFLKGMRPAIVSLILASVIPIGRTAIASWSGLIISALALAALVGLNLHPILVIVFAGIAGLIIETLPRTPRESKGSETE, encoded by the coding sequence GTGCCAGCAGATAAAACCGCTAATACGCCGGATCCTGCTCATACTTTAACAATCCCAGCACTGATCTTCCAGATTTTCTCGGTATTCTTTAGCATCGGGGCATTTACCTTTGGTGGCGGCTACGCCATGGTCCCGCTGATCCAGCGCGACATCGTCGAAAGGCGTAGGTGGCTCGAGCGGGGGGACTTTGTAGACTCCCTTGCCATAGCGCAGAGCGCACCCGGCCCCATAGCGATCAATGTAGCCGTCATGACAGGATATAAGATCGCCGGGGTGCCCGGGGCGATGGTAGCCACACTCGGTGCCGCCCTGCCTTCTTTTATAACTTTGCTCGTTATTGCCGCATTCTTTCTCGGCATCCAGGACGTCCCTGCAGTCCAGGCCTTCCTCAAGGGCATGAGGCCTGCGATCGTGTCTCTCATACTCGCGTCCGTAATCCCCATAGGCAGGACGGCCATTGCGAGCTGGAGTGGCCTTATTATCTCTGCCCTGGCCCTGGCGGCCCTTGTAGGGCTGAATCTCCACCCCATTCTAGTAATAGTGTTCGCAGGCATAGCAGGTTTAATCATTGAAACTCTCCCGCGGACGCCCCGGGAATCGAAAGGGAGCGAAACAGAGTGA
- a CDS encoding ROK family transcriptional regulator, with protein sequence MRRSPTGNPRLMKELNQSMILELIREHECISRADIAKELKLSPPTVSKIVNQLVADGWVDEIGAGESSGGRKPFLIKFNPRKHYAIGAYVGAGQIIVGLADLDGRIYVRRSASRAPGGPGGAPSGGATVCGREQAAPAPGPGQAAILDTLIRLIEEVIEEARIDSSKVCGIGVAVCGITRVENGTVVRARHLPGWDNFPVRAVLEERFGVPVVADNDVYLAVLGESWRGAGKGVRDLVLVTLGQGVGCGIIINGKVYRGSTGAAGEIGDMIVTETAIERAQEKGGYLEVMAGWSTLVEHAAAGLGAGAGARAGARAEVGAGVGAGAGGADRESGSAAGGGDILARMAGGRPDRITPELVFEAARLGDDLALDLVGRVSRYLAYTVANIISLLNPEVVIIGGDVAQVGEVILGPISDGVKSLLHSPPPILLSSLGRDAEILGAVAVAIERANPSLAISYDMSIIGAGDEIFAGAGAAGTAGNGNRNIGTA encoded by the coding sequence GTGCGCAGGAGCCCCACGGGAAACCCCCGTTTGATGAAGGAGTTAAACCAGTCGATGATCCTGGAGCTCATCCGGGAGCACGAATGCATCTCAAGGGCGGATATCGCCAAGGAGCTGAAGTTGAGCCCCCCCACGGTTTCAAAGATAGTGAATCAGCTCGTGGCCGATGGGTGGGTGGATGAAATCGGAGCGGGGGAATCGAGCGGCGGGCGAAAACCGTTCCTCATCAAGTTCAACCCCAGGAAGCATTACGCCATAGGCGCCTATGTGGGTGCGGGTCAGATAATAGTGGGCCTTGCCGACCTGGATGGCAGGATATATGTGAGACGCTCGGCCTCGCGGGCTCCAGGCGGACCCGGGGGGGCGCCTTCTGGGGGGGCGACTGTGTGCGGGCGCGAGCAGGCGGCACCAGCACCTGGGCCCGGGCAGGCGGCAATCCTGGATACGCTTATTCGCCTGATCGAGGAGGTAATAGAGGAGGCCAGGATCGATTCCTCAAAAGTCTGCGGGATTGGGGTTGCTGTATGCGGCATAACGAGGGTTGAGAACGGCACTGTGGTGAGGGCCAGGCATTTGCCTGGATGGGATAATTTTCCAGTACGAGCTGTGCTGGAGGAGAGGTTTGGTGTCCCCGTTGTAGCGGATAACGATGTCTACTTGGCCGTCCTCGGGGAGAGCTGGCGGGGCGCGGGTAAGGGCGTCCGGGACCTCGTGCTGGTCACGCTCGGCCAGGGCGTTGGATGCGGGATCATAATCAACGGCAAGGTCTACCGGGGCTCGACAGGGGCCGCAGGCGAAATAGGGGATATGATCGTCACCGAGACCGCGATCGAGAGGGCCCAGGAGAAAGGGGGCTACCTCGAGGTTATGGCCGGCTGGTCCACCCTGGTGGAACATGCCGCTGCCGGGCTTGGGGCCGGGGCTGGAGCCCGAGCTGGGGCTAGGGCTGAGGTTGGGGCCGGGGTCGGAGCCGGGGCGGGAGGGGCGGACAGAGAATCGGGCAGCGCCGCCGGCGGCGGGGATATCCTTGCACGGATGGCCGGGGGGCGACCTGATAGGATTACCCCGGAGTTGGTATTCGAGGCTGCGCGCCTGGGCGATGACCTCGCGCTCGATCTTGTGGGCCGGGTATCCAGGTACCTTGCATACACGGTCGCCAATATTATAAGTTTGTTAAACCCGGAGGTAGTAATCATAGGGGGGGATGTGGCCCAGGTTGGTGAGGTGATCCTGGGGCCGATCAGCGACGGCGTGAAGTCGCTCTTGCATTCGCCTCCGCCGATATTGCTATCGAGCCTGGGCCGGGACGCGGAGATCCTCGGAGCGGTTGCAGTGGCAATTGAGCGGGCAAACCCGAGCCTGGCTATATCCTATGATATGAGCATAATCGGTGCAGGCGATGAGATATTCGCGGGAGCCGGAGCGGCCGGTACCGCGGGTAATGGGAATAGAAATATTGGTACGGCCTGA